Proteins encoded within one genomic window of Bradyrhizobium sp. CB1717:
- the groL gene encoding chaperonin GroEL (60 kDa chaperone family; promotes refolding of misfolded polypeptides especially under stressful conditions; forms two stacked rings of heptamers to form a barrel-shaped 14mer; ends can be capped by GroES; misfolded proteins enter the barrel where they are refolded when GroES binds), translating into MAAKDVKFSGEARDRMLRGVDILANAVKVTLGPKGRNVVIEKSFGAPRITKDGVTVAKEIELEDKFENMGAQMVREVASKTNDLAGDGTTTATVLAQAIVREGAKAVAAGMNPMDLKRGIDSAVAAVIKDIEKRAKPVAASSEVAQVGTISANGDAAIGKMIAQAMQKVGNEGVITVEENKSLDTEVDIVEGMKFDRGYLSPYFVTNAEKMTAELEDAYILLHEKKLSGLQAMLPVLEAVVQSGKPLVIIAEDVEGEALATLVVNRLRGGLKVAAVKAPGFGDRRKAMLEDIAILTGGQLISEDLGIKLENVTVKMLGRAKKVVIDKENTTIVNGAGKKPDIEARVGQIKAQIEETTSDYDREKLQERLAKLAGGVAVIRVGGATEIEVKEKKDRVEDALNATRAAVQEGIVPGGGVALLRAKKAVGRLSNANADVQAGINIVLKALEAPIRQISENAGVEGSIVVGKILENKSETFGFDAQNEDYVDMVEKGIIDPAKVVRTALQDASSVAGLLVTTEAMVAELPKKEAPPAMPAGGGMGGF; encoded by the coding sequence ATGGCTGCCAAAGACGTCAAGTTTTCCGGAGAGGCGCGCGATCGCATGCTGCGCGGCGTCGACATTCTCGCCAACGCCGTCAAGGTGACGCTCGGCCCGAAGGGCCGCAACGTCGTCATCGAGAAGAGCTTCGGCGCCCCCCGCATCACCAAGGACGGCGTCACCGTCGCCAAGGAGATCGAGCTCGAGGACAAGTTCGAGAACATGGGCGCCCAGATGGTGCGTGAGGTCGCCTCCAAGACCAACGACCTCGCCGGCGACGGCACCACCACCGCGACCGTGCTGGCCCAGGCCATCGTGCGCGAAGGCGCCAAGGCGGTTGCCGCCGGCATGAATCCGATGGACCTCAAGCGCGGCATTGACTCGGCGGTTGCGGCCGTCATCAAGGACATCGAGAAGCGCGCCAAGCCGGTCGCCGCCTCCTCTGAGGTCGCCCAGGTCGGCACCATCTCGGCCAACGGCGATGCCGCCATCGGCAAGATGATCGCGCAGGCGATGCAGAAGGTCGGCAACGAGGGTGTCATCACCGTCGAGGAGAACAAGTCGCTCGATACCGAAGTCGACATCGTCGAAGGCATGAAGTTCGATCGCGGCTATCTCAGCCCCTACTTCGTCACCAACGCCGAGAAGATGACCGCCGAGCTCGAGGACGCCTACATCCTCCTGCACGAGAAGAAGCTCTCGGGCCTGCAGGCCATGCTGCCGGTGCTCGAAGCCGTGGTGCAGTCGGGCAAGCCGCTCGTCATCATCGCCGAGGACGTCGAGGGCGAGGCGCTGGCCACCCTGGTCGTCAACCGCCTGCGCGGCGGCCTCAAGGTTGCCGCCGTGAAGGCGCCGGGCTTCGGTGACCGCCGCAAGGCCATGCTCGAGGACATCGCGATCCTCACCGGCGGCCAGCTGATCTCCGAGGATCTCGGCATCAAGCTCGAGAACGTCACGGTGAAGATGCTCGGCCGCGCCAAGAAGGTGGTGATCGACAAGGAGAACACCACGATCGTGAACGGCGCCGGCAAGAAGCCCGACATCGAGGCCCGCGTCGGCCAGATCAAGGCCCAGATCGAGGAGACCACCTCGGACTACGACCGCGAGAAGCTGCAGGAGCGCCTTGCCAAGCTCGCCGGCGGCGTCGCGGTGATCCGCGTCGGCGGCGCCACCGAGATCGAGGTCAAGGAGAAGAAGGACCGCGTCGAGGACGCGCTCAACGCCACCCGCGCCGCGGTGCAAGAAGGCATCGTCCCCGGCGGCGGCGTCGCGCTGCTGCGCGCCAAGAAGGCGGTGGGCCGTCTGTCCAACGCCAATGCCGACGTCCAGGCCGGCATCAACATCGTGCTGAAGGCGCTGGAAGCCCCGATCCGCCAGATCTCCGAGAACGCCGGCGTGGAAGGCTCGATCGTGGTCGGCAAGATCCTGGAGAACAAGTCCGAGACCTTCGGCTTCGACGCCCAGAACGAGGACTATGTCGACATGGTCGAGAAGGGCATCATCGACCCCGCCAAGGTGGTGCGCACCGCGCTGCAGGACGCCTCCTCCGTGGCCGGCCTCCTGGTGACCACCGAAGCCATGGTCGCCGAGCTGCCGAAGAAGGAAGCTCCGCCCGCCATGCCCGCCGGCGGCGGCATGGGCGGCTTCTGA
- a CDS encoding co-chaperone GroES, producing the protein MAKSKFRPLHDRVVVKRIDAEEKSKGGIIIPDTAKEKPSQGEVVAIGPGGRDETGKLIPIDLKVGDRVLFGKWSGTEVKIDNEELLIMKESDIMGVLA; encoded by the coding sequence ATGGCTAAATCCAAATTTCGTCCGCTGCATGACCGTGTCGTGGTCAAACGTATCGACGCCGAGGAAAAGTCCAAGGGCGGCATTATCATTCCGGACACCGCCAAGGAAAAGCCGTCCCAGGGCGAGGTTGTCGCCATCGGCCCCGGCGGCCGCGACGAGACCGGCAAGCTGATCCCGATCGACCTCAAGGTCGGCGACCGCGTGCTGTTCGGCAAGTGGTCGGGCACCGAGGTCAAGATCGACAACGAAGAGCTCCTGATCATGAAGGAGTCGGACATCATGGGCGTTCTGGCCTAA
- a CDS encoding protein phosphatase CheZ → MAVHRKRFRVEDIAGGEMPILDVTEEAGPMHSEIMAELRAIRAQMAKGITAAPLTGSAAMAAIDASTAHELSEARTMLETYRAQIEQCEKLKVELDLIHDAIDRTKREIATLHGKSFDGGEMAKVNGELGAVVGGTEQATQQILEAAESIDQAASAMSKVDSADQQKRLADDIQERVISIFEACNFQDLTGQRISKVMTTMKFIEQHINAMMEIWGGVDAIKAHVPAPVDQRSEDEKLLNGPKLAGDVGHASQDDIDALFD, encoded by the coding sequence ATGGCTGTTCACCGCAAGCGTTTTCGTGTCGAGGATATCGCCGGTGGCGAGATGCCCATTCTAGATGTAACTGAAGAGGCAGGGCCGATGCACAGCGAGATCATGGCCGAGCTGCGCGCGATCCGCGCCCAGATGGCGAAGGGCATCACGGCTGCCCCGCTGACCGGCAGCGCCGCGATGGCGGCGATCGACGCGTCGACGGCGCATGAGCTGTCCGAGGCGCGCACCATGCTCGAGACCTACCGGGCGCAGATCGAGCAGTGCGAGAAGCTGAAGGTCGAGCTCGACCTCATTCACGACGCCATCGACCGCACCAAGCGCGAGATCGCGACCCTGCATGGCAAGAGCTTCGACGGCGGCGAGATGGCCAAGGTCAATGGCGAGCTCGGCGCGGTGGTCGGCGGCACCGAGCAGGCGACCCAGCAGATCCTCGAAGCGGCCGAGTCGATCGACCAGGCCGCCAGCGCGATGTCCAAGGTGGACTCGGCCGATCAGCAGAAGCGGCTCGCCGACGACATCCAGGAGCGCGTCATCTCGATTTTCGAAGCCTGCAACTTCCAGGACCTGACCGGCCAGCGCATCAGCAAGGTCATGACCACGATGAAGTTCATCGAGCAGCACATCAATGCGATGATGGAGATCTGGGGCGGCGTCGACGCGATCAAGGCCCATGTGCCGGCGCCCGTCGACCAGCGCAGCGAGGACGAGAAGCTCCTCAACGGCCCCAAGCTCGCCGGCGACGTCGGCCACGCCTCCCAGGACGACATCGACGCGCTGTTCGACTGA
- a CDS encoding L,D-transpeptidase has product MFKKMSVALLGSACSFIAGTSGASAFDNTVPNDPPAVLYQPRVPPAPVRVASNANMGGGFIEFLFGDGPGRGPAYAPERPVYQQQPGYYDQRRLPPMGEPQMQGGYQQGAGLQQEAIDPRQRPFDPKFEKQLVDYSGNESAGTIVVDTPNKFLYLVEGNGRAMRYGIGVGRPGFTWSGVKSITAKREWPDWTPPAEMIARRPDLPRHMEGGPENPLGARAMYLGSTLYRIHGSNEPWTIGTNVSSGCIRMRNEDVIDLYGRVNVGTKVVVM; this is encoded by the coding sequence ATGTTCAAGAAAATGTCTGTCGCGCTGCTCGGCAGCGCTTGCTCCTTCATTGCCGGCACCAGCGGTGCCAGCGCCTTCGACAACACAGTGCCGAACGATCCGCCCGCGGTGCTCTATCAGCCGCGCGTGCCGCCGGCGCCGGTGCGCGTCGCCTCCAATGCAAACATGGGCGGCGGCTTCATCGAGTTCCTGTTCGGCGATGGTCCGGGCCGCGGTCCGGCCTATGCGCCCGAGCGGCCGGTGTATCAGCAGCAGCCGGGCTATTACGACCAGCGCCGCCTGCCGCCGATGGGCGAGCCGCAGATGCAGGGTGGATATCAGCAAGGTGCAGGTCTGCAGCAGGAGGCGATCGACCCGCGGCAGCGCCCGTTCGATCCGAAGTTCGAGAAACAGCTTGTTGACTATAGCGGCAATGAAAGCGCCGGCACGATCGTGGTCGATACGCCGAACAAGTTTCTCTATCTCGTCGAGGGCAACGGCCGCGCGATGCGCTACGGCATTGGCGTCGGGCGTCCCGGCTTCACCTGGTCCGGCGTGAAGTCGATCACGGCCAAGCGCGAATGGCCGGACTGGACCCCGCCGGCGGAAATGATCGCGCGCCGGCCCGATCTGCCCAGGCACATGGAAGGTGGCCCGGAAAATCCGCTCGGCGCCCGCGCGATGTATCTCGGCTCCACACTCTACCGCATCCACGGCTCCAACGAGCCCTGGACCATCGGCACCAACGTCTCCTCCGGCTGCATCCGCATGCGCAACGAAGACGTCATCGACCTCTACGGCCGCGTCAATGTCGGCACCAAGGTCGTGGTGATGTAG